The Actinomycetes bacterium genomic interval GGAAGGCTGGACCAAGCTTCGAGATAGAATTATATCCATGCCGGTAACCAAAAAAAATACCCAGAAGTTTTCAAGATGGTTTTTCTCTTCAGCTACTGAGGAAGGAATGGATCAGCAGGGAAGAGTAAAAATTCCTCAGAGTTTAATAGAATATTCACAGATAAAAAAAGATATTGTACTGGTCGGGGTTTCAGACAGGGCCGAAATATGGGCAAAAGAGGTATGGGATGAGTACTACAGGCAGGCAGATGACCAGTTTATGGGTAAAGATACAACTTTTGAAGATTTAGGTTTTTAAAAGGACATGATAATAAATGAATATCATGAACCGGTTCTTTTACAGGAGGTTTTAAGTTATCTAGATTTAAAAC includes:
- the mraZ gene encoding division/cell wall cluster transcriptional repressor MraZ, with translation MFLGEYKRVIDKKGRIFIPSKFREDLFSGVIISKGFDERCLFLFSREGWTKLRDRIISMPVTKKNTQKFSRWFFSSATEEGMDQQGRVKIPQSLIEYSQIKKDIVLVGVSDRAEIWAKEVWDEYYRQADDQFMGKDTTFEDLGF